Genomic window (Microthrixaceae bacterium):
GAATACGGGTGGCGAACTTGACCAACTTCTCCTGAATCTGCTTCCGCTTGGACTTGTACTCCTTCTCCTCCGCCGTGAGTTCCTTCTTCTCCGCCGGAGTGATGTCCTCGCCCTTCTCCTTCTTCGCCTTCTTCACGGCGTCGCTCTTGTTCACGACGGTCTCGAAAATGTCGTTGCCCAGCGCGCGGAAGCCTTCGATGTTCATGACGGCGTTGAGGGCGTCGGGGTTGTTCATGATCTTGCGCAGGGTGTCATTGTCGACGTTGACGAGGATCGCGGACTCCCACTTGCGGGCCAGGAGGGTCGCAGAGGTGCCCGACATGGCGATGTCGAGGATGCCGCCTGCATCGACCTGGGTCATGTTCGACCCGTCGTAGGCCAACACGGGCAGGAACTTCACGAGCTCTTCGACGGCTTGCTCGGGGTTCGGCGTCTCCGGCGAGAGACCAGCCCCGTAGTCGGCGATCTGACGCAGCGCGCGGGTGGGCGCGAAGTCGAACACGAAGCACACGGGCTTGAGGACTGCTTCGGCGCTCGGGTTGTCTCCGTCGGGGTTCTTGATCGACCACGGTGACTGCACGCGGAACGCTGCCTGGAAGTACGTCTCGGGTGAGTTGAGGTTGCGCAACATCAGGATCGAGGACCACTGCTTGACGGTGACACCCGTAGTGAGTTTGCCGCACGACAGGGTGATCGTCTTGGTGTCGTGGCCGTCGCCGATCGCCGCCCGCACTGGCGGGAGAGCATCCAGCCCGATGCCCGCGCCGGCGCCCGCGACGACGAGGACCTTGTAGTCGTGCCAGAACACGTTCTGCTTCTCCGCGAGCAGGTTCGACATTGCCTCGCAGGCAGCAACATTGGGTAGGAACCAGAACGAGTGCTGGAGGTACGGCAGGAGCCGGACATCGGAGTACGGGAATGGCGGGCGGGTGCCCATCCGCATCGCGTCGACCTGGGTGGGCAGGTGAGCACCGCGGATGAGATCGAGCCACTTCTGTACGTCGGTCTTGTGGGTGAACTCGGCGTCCTTGCCGATCCCCTTTGCCTCGAAGAACTCGTTGAGGTCGAACTCGTCGAACTCGCCCTGGTTCGCAACGGCAATCAACTCGTCAGGCATCTGATAGGTGAACAGGCGCATCTCCGGGAGCGCCCCGTACGGATTCCAGGCGTCCGGGTGCGCGACGGCGTACTCGGCTTTGGCGCGCTGCTCGTCGGTGTAGGTCCAGTTGAAGATTTGCTCCTCGATGAACTCACCGGTTGCCAGCGCCTTGAACGGTGTGCCCGACAGGTACAGGTAGGCGCGGGTCGTGATCGGCAGGAAGTCGTCCTCGTCGTTGCCGAGCTCGTCGAGCTCCTCGTCGAAGGCCACCAGATCATCGTTGTACTCGGCGGCCAGTTCCTTCTGCTTGACCTTCTCGTCCTCGCCCTCGAACAGCTCCTTGGCGGACTCTCGCCAGGCACCGAAGTGGTACTCGTCGAAGATGACGAGGTCCCAGTTGGTGGTGTGAACCCACTCGTTCTTCGCTTTGATCAGCCCGGTCTTCCGGTCTCGCCCAAGCAGGTCCTGGAACGATCCGAAATAGACCAGCGGCCTCGCCTTGTCGGCATCGTCCGGGCTACCCCCGGTAGCCGAGGAGAGGTACTGCCAACCGTCGAAGTCAGCGTGCGACTCCAAGTCGGTCTGCCAGGCATCCTCCACCGCAGGCTTGAAGGTCACCACGAGGATGCGTTTGGCGCCGAGTCGCTTCGCGAGCTGATAGGAGGCGAAAGTCTTTCCGAAGCGCATCTTGGCGTTCCACAGGAACCGCGGCACCGCCTGGGAATCCTCGGACCAGATCGAGTCGTAGTAGGCCTCAGCCTTGTTCACGGCGCTGGCCTGCTCCGGGCGCATCGGGAACGTCTCATGATGGGTGCCGCTAAGTTTCACGCCGGTGCGAAGCTCTGTGATCGCCGTGCGCACATCATCCGGGTTGCAGCGCATCCACTCTCGCGCTGAGCCGAACGTCGGATTCTCGAAACCCTTGTCGATCAGACGTTGGCGCACATCCGAGTCACGGAACACTGACCCGTCGCCACGTTCGGCGAGTTCATCAATGTGCAGCGTGTAGGCCTGCTGCATCTGCCCCTGCGACTCGCGGATGCGCGCGTTCACGTCCGCCTTCGTCGTCTGACCCACCTTGAGGAGGCCCGCGTATCCGGCTGGCGGATCGTTCGGCGACCACGCGTAGATGCGCAGCCTTGATTCGGGTTTCTCAGGAAACAGTCGACTCATGCGATTGGCGGAGTCCAACTCGTTCGCAGCCACAGCTAGTCTTCCCACGCAACCGGCTTGACCAACATGTCGATGAGCGCGATCTCTTCGTCCGTAATCTGATAGCGCGCGTAGAGTGCTTGGTCGTCCCAAGGGACTGAGAAATCGAGTTGCGGCACCAGCCGGTAGACACGCTGAGTCACGTGCTGGGAAGCACGCAGCGCGAGGACGAGGAACCGAAACAACTGCGTCCTCATATAGGAGCGTGCGTTGAGGCACTCGCGCTCACTGCTGAAAGGACCAACCACGAGGTAGGTCTCGGTGCAGGCTGTTCCGGGGCCACCCACAAGCGGGTTCGACAGAACGAGGTGCGGATAGTCGTCGCTTCCAGGGCTGGCGTACGGGACAAACAGTTTCCATTGGTTCGCCCACTGCGCGTTCTCCACCAGCTGCTGTTCCGAGACATATCCCGCCGCGCCAAATCGGCGTAGTTCGATCGCTCGAAGATCTGTAGGCTTCGACGAGAAGTCAGCGAAATTGGTCGGTAGCCCGAACGGCTTCCGCGCCGAGACCAATGTAGCGAAGGATTTTGACCCGGGCAGAGCCAGGTCGTGATCCTGCCCCGTTTCTACTTGGATGACCTTGGCAAGAATGTCAACAGCAGTGCCGAAGCGAATGAACGTGTCCAAACCTGGTTCCAGCAGAGGCCGGGCCGTAGACCCGAAATCCGTGTTGCCCATATGGTTCGTAACGGTGACATGGCCGCGGCGATCCCTTTCCCAGAGAAAGTACATGATGCCACCGCGGACGTTGAGGCCAGGGAAAACGTCGTTAGTGTCGGGGTAATCGTGGATGACGGAGAGCCTCGAATCGGTCAGCATCTCCTGCCGAAACTCATTGAGACCTTTCCCGCCCGCGTACCATCGAGCGGGTATCACAAGTGACAGGTAGCGCGGATCGAGCGACTTCGCAGACTCCACAAACTTGTTGTAGATCGGCTGCGCGCTGGAACCAGCCCCTCCGTCATCCAACTGGTAGGGCGGATTGCCAATGATGACGTCGAACTGCATGTTGTCTCCGAACAGCTCCGCGATGCGAGCTTTGATGTCGTCGGTGTGGATGAAGGCGTAGGCGTGAGTCTCAAGGTCGTCACCGCGTGCGTAGTCGTCCTCGCCCGCGCCGCAGTAGATGCACTTGCGGTTGGTATGGACGATGACTTCTTCGCTGGTCAGCGGATCGGATCGGAACTCTCGTTTCCCGCCGCCCCAGGTGTGCTCGGTGCGCTCGAACCAGATGTTGCCGCCCTCGGTCGTGAAGGACTTGGCGATCGAGTGCGGGCCGTTGGCGAACTTCGAGCAGTAGACGCTCCGGCGCGCAAGCAGCGCAGTGAGCTGGGTGATCCCGATGCCGAACACCTGATGGGTGAGGATGTGATCGACGCGTTGGTCGAGGTCGGGGATTGCCAGGACCAGTCCGTCGGTGAGTCGACGGACGATCTCGCGGAGGAACACGCCGGACTTGGTGAACGGATCGAGGAACGTGACATCGGGGTTGGCCCAGATGTCTGCGCCGTCGTTGGCGTCTGCCCACGCGGTTGTGAGCGTATCGAGCATCTGGTTCGCGAACTCTGGCGGGGTGAAGACCTCGTCGTTGGACAGGTTCGCGATGCAGGTCAAGACATCCGGGTTGTGCCCTCGGAGAGTGAAAGGTGCAAGGCTCACGCGGCGGCCTCCGCGATCTGGCTGAAGGTCATCGTCGGATAGGTCTGCGCGGGAACGAACAGGTCGTCGTCGTCGAGTTCGCCGAACAGTGTCCCCTCGTACGAGGCGCGCTGAGTGAGATCGTCGTAGCGGAAGTCCCGCCTCTGGAACTTCCCCTTGCCGAGGTAGCCCCACTCAGGAAAGGTAATCGGCTGACCGCCAGGCACGGTCATAGTCAAGGCATCGCCCTGGACGATGTTCACGGCTAGAACCGCGCGTGCCGCTCGCGCCCACGGGTCATCGCTGCCGATATCCAAGAACGTGTTGAACACCTCGGCAAGATTGTCCCGGCACTCCTCGGCATTGTCTCCGAGGAGCTCAATGCCGTAGGTGCACATCAGCGCGAACAGCGCGTAGTGACGCTTCTCGAAGTCGCTTCCGCCATGGCGAAGCTGGACGGTCACGAGCTTGCGGGCCAGAACCGGGACAAGGAAGTTCCCCGAGCCGCAAGCGGGCTCAAGCACGCGAGAATCGATCCGCTCAGACTCATGCTTGACGAGATCGAGCATGTCCTCGACCATCCACCCCGGCGTGAACACCTCGCCGTGATCCGCAACGCGCTGCTTGGACTTCACCAAGCGCTGGGCTTCACTCAGCGTCATCGTCTCCCCTTCCCGTACTCGCTGTCACGATCGTAGGAGCGACCGCTGACATTCGCGTGGGCTGCTGAGCGGTCTCGTCGTCGCTGGCCGCCGCTCCCGCACGCACCCACTCGTCGATCTCGCTGGCTTGGAACTTCCAGAGGCGCCCGACCTTGTGGGCGGGCATGGCCTTCTCGGCGATCCAGGTGTAGACGGTGTCTTTGGTGACCCCGAGGTGGGCGGCGATGTCGTCTGCGGACAGCCACGGCTCAGCCACGTTGGTCCTCCCTCGCTCTATGGCCCAGGCAGGCCAACACTCTCGATGATACCGGTGGAGGTACTGCTTGAGTTGGGTTTCTCCGGGCGTGGCCGAACGAGATGGGTGCCGAGCGGAGCCTCTGCTCGGCCCATCAGCCCCGGACACGCGCCCGTTGCCAGGTCGTCACTGCCTCATGCCAACGGTCGGAATCGGTGTTCCAGGAGAGCGTGTGCCCGGCGTCGAAGGTCTCAAGGGACACGAGTTCGGGGCGTTGGTCTCGGAGTGTTTGTGAGAGCCGGACCGGCACGGAGTCGTCGTGCACGCCGTGGAGGATGAGTGTGGGCGTGGCGAGGTCTGCGGCCCTCGCGGTCCAGTCGAAGGATCGGAGCGGGATGCGGCTCGGTAGGCCGGCGAGGCGAACGAGCGGCTCAATCGTGAGCCACGGGACGGCGAGGTAGCCGACCGCGGCGGGGAGCCCGCTGCGTGCGCAGTTCGTCTTGATGACTTCGGTCCAGTCGAGGACCGGCGAGTCGAGTATGAGTGCAGCGATCAAGCCCTCGTGTCGGGGCCGGTCGGCGAGTTGCAGGGCGATCGCGGCTCCCATTGACCACCCGAACAGCATGATCTGTCGGGCTCCTCGTCGGACGGCGTATCCGATGGCTTCGTCAACGTCTGCGGTCTCGGTGTGGCCGAGGGTGGATCGGCCCGTACCGAGGCGGGGGCCTTCTGCGGTGTTGCGGTATGTGACGACGAGGGAGTGTAGCCGAGGTCGGTTGCAGCGAGGACGCCACGGAGGGTGCCCGCGCGGGTGCTGCCGAGGCCGTGGATGTGGATGGCCCAGGTCGAGGGGTCGCCGTCGATACGCCAGGCCGGGCATTGCCCTGCGGGAGTGGTGATGGTGATGTCGCGGGTTTTGAGTCCGGCGTCGGCTGGGGTGGCGTAGTAGATGCCGCTCCACGAGGCTCGATCACCGTGCGTGAGCGACAGTCCTGGTGAAGTCCCGGTGACGGTGCGGGCGATCTGGCCGGGGCCGCGATCGGATACTTCTGCTGCGAGTTGCACCCAGCCGCCGTGTTCAATCCAGAGGTTGTAGATGCCTCGGGCGGTGGTCTGGTCGTTTCGGTCGAGCACGATCCGCTGGTGGCCGTCGTCGTCTTGCTCGATGTCATGGATCGTGAGGTCGAAGCTGCGAGGGCCGGCTGGTGCGGTGAGGCGTCGCGTGATTGCCCAGCCGGTGCCGAGTGCGCTGGCGGTGAGGAGTCCGGCTCCGAGAGCGATGGCCCGTTTCATGAGGGGCGTTCCTCGTTGGGTGGTGCTGCGTCGTCGTCTCCGCCTCTGTCGGGTGCGGTATCGGGGTCTTGTTCGCCGAGGAGGTGTTGTTCGGCGGTTTGGAGCAGCGCACGCTCGTTGTCGGTGATGGTGAAGGTGACGCGGCCGTCGATCATGGCGTCGCGGATTTCGACGATCTTGCGGTGGAGACGCCCTTCGGGGTCGTCGGCCTGCGCGGCGCGGGGTTCGGCTTGGCTGAGGCCGGGCCGAACATCGGTGGCGCGTTCCCAGACTGGTTCGAGGCCGGTGGCGAGAGCTGTTGTGTGGCGGCGGCGTGCGTGATGCTGGGCGAGGCGCACCACGGGCTGTGCGGTGAATCCTGCGCAGAGGAACCCGAAGGTGAGCAGCGAGAGCAGCCCGTAAGTGGGCTGGACGGCATACATGAGGTTGAGTTGCCCGGTGACGTGGGCGATGTCCATGACGATCACCGCGACGCACAAGGCAACACCGAACGCCGAGCCCAGGGTCAGCAGTCCGGCGGGGAGTCGTTGGATGCCGTCGCTGCTGCGGTACTGGCGGGCGGCGAGGACCATCATGGTGGCGATCACGACGCCGCAGTAGACGAAGTTGATGATCGAGTACGCAGCGGTAGCGGGCTGGTCACCAAGGTCTGCCATGAACCGGGTGGTCGTCTCATCGCGGTCGATGAAGAAGAACGCGACCGTGATCGCGGCCAGTGACACGAGCAAGATGGGCAGGCTGACCGTGACGCGAACGAGTTGAGGCCGGTAGTGGCCGGTGTGCATGACACCGCGGCCGAGGAAGAACAGCCCGGTCATCAGCAGGGCGTCCGCGATGAGGGTGGCGATGTTGGTTCCTCCCAGGAGCGGATCGACGGACTCGTAGACGGCGTCCACGTTCAGAGTCATCGCGATGGCGATGGTGATCGCGGCGTAGGTGACGCTGTGGTCGGCGCGTTTGCGGCGGAAGATGAGCAGGCTCGCCACGAGCGCCCACATCAGGGCCGCGACGAGCGTCTGGATCATCCGAAGACCTCCGAGTAGCGGGTCTCGGCGAACACCGATCCTCGAATGCCTGCGGCAAGGCGGTCGGCGAGGGACTCGGCGGCGATCTCGGTCTCACAATCGATGTCTTGCCGCTTGAGCAGTCGCCCGCGGGTGTAGGGCGGGATGTTGGGCAGGAGCAGGTCCTCGGCCGGGCAGTTGTCGCCTTCGCAGTGGCCGAGGATCATGTGGGCGAACTCGTGCAGGACGAACTGCTGGCGGTGCAGCGCGGAGTCGCTGCGGGCGTGGAGCACGATGTCGTCGGTATCGGTGACCAGCCAGACCGCGCAGATGCCGTCGCTGGTGTCGAGGTCGGCGAGTTCGACGATGCGGAGCTGACGGTTTCGGCGCGCACGTATCGCGGTGAGGAGGTCGTCGAGGGTGAAGGTGCTGCCGAGCTGTAGGCCCGCGACGGCCGCCGATACTGTCTGTTCGATATTCACGGTTCGCCCCTCTCTGTGGGGAGCAGGGACCGGTATCGGCACCGTGTCGCGCGACACCTGTCAGTGCTCGGGCATGTGGCTCATTTCCTCGTCCAGGAACTTGGTGATGGCGTGGAGTGCTTTCGGCGAGACGTCACCGAGGGTGCGGGCGGCGTAGGACTTCACCTTCGCTGCCCGCATGGACCGCACGAGGTCGAGCTGAGCTGCGACCTTCTCCGGAGTCTCGGCACCGTCGGCTCCCATGAGGAAGGCGGCATCGACATCGAAGAACGCGGCCAGTCCGTCGAACACGGCGGGGTCTTGGACGTAGCGGTGACCGTTGATCATGTATGTCCAGCGCGACCGGGACAGGTTGGTGCCTCGTTCTTTGAGGTAGCCCGCGATCTGCGAGTAGGTCGGTTCCGAGCCGGACTCGGCCTCGGCGACGTCCATCAGGAGACGCAGACGCTTGGCGAGGTCTTCAGCCGCAGCCTGGCTCTCGTCTTCGGTCATGGTGGCTGACCCCCTTCCCTTCGCGACGGGCAAGGCATCGATGTAGTCCACCCTCACGGGTGGTTGTGCATGCTCAACGCTACTCGTTGGGCATGCACAAATCAAGGCTTGCGCATGCTC
Coding sequences:
- a CDS encoding Eco57I restriction-modification methylase domain-containing protein — its product is MSLAPFTLRGHNPDVLTCIANLSNDEVFTPPEFANQMLDTLTTAWADANDGADIWANPDVTFLDPFTKSGVFLREIVRRLTDGLVLAIPDLDQRVDHILTHQVFGIGITQLTALLARRSVYCSKFANGPHSIAKSFTTEGGNIWFERTEHTWGGGKREFRSDPLTSEEVIVHTNRKCIYCGAGEDDYARGDDLETHAYAFIHTDDIKARIAELFGDNMQFDVIIGNPPYQLDDGGAGSSAQPIYNKFVESAKSLDPRYLSLVIPARWYAGGKGLNEFRQEMLTDSRLSVIHDYPDTNDVFPGLNVRGGIMYFLWERDRRGHVTVTNHMGNTDFGSTARPLLEPGLDTFIRFGTAVDILAKVIQVETGQDHDLALPGSKSFATLVSARKPFGLPTNFADFSSKPTDLRAIELRRFGAAGYVSEQQLVENAQWANQWKLFVPYASPGSDDYPHLVLSNPLVGGPGTACTETYLVVGPFSSERECLNARSYMRTQLFRFLVLALRASQHVTQRVYRLVPQLDFSVPWDDQALYARYQITDEEIALIDMLVKPVAWED
- a CDS encoding SAM-dependent methyltransferase encodes the protein MTLSEAQRLVKSKQRVADHGEVFTPGWMVEDMLDLVKHESERIDSRVLEPACGSGNFLVPVLARKLVTVQLRHGGSDFEKRHYALFALMCTYGIELLGDNAEECRDNLAEVFNTFLDIGSDDPWARAARAVLAVNIVQGDALTMTVPGGQPITFPEWGYLGKGKFQRRDFRYDDLTQRASYEGTLFGELDDDDLFVPAQTYPTMTFSQIAEAAA
- a CDS encoding helix-turn-helix domain-containing protein, producing the protein MAEPWLSADDIAAHLGVTKDTVYTWIAEKAMPAHKVGRLWKFQASEIDEWVRAGAAASDDETAQQPTRMSAVAPTIVTASTGRGDDDAE
- a CDS encoding lysophospholipase, with amino-acid sequence MGYAVRRGARQIMLFGWSMGAAIALQLADRPRHEGLIAALILDSPVLDWTEVIKTNCARSGLPAAVGYLAVPWLTIEPLVRLAGLPSRIPLRSFDWTARAADLATPTLILHGVHDDSVPVRLSQTLRDQRPELVSLETFDAGHTLSWNTDSDRWHEAVTTWQRARVRG